A part of Pseudoliparis swirei isolate HS2019 ecotype Mariana Trench chromosome 8, NWPU_hadal_v1, whole genome shotgun sequence genomic DNA contains:
- the glmna gene encoding glomulin, FKBP associated protein a isoform X1, translating to MALEQLSDVVQRCQALSDHSYTTEDHNVFSISGRTCIEEGDSVQVLSIVLDEKNQDIVRCMGWNLLPPLIQVLLKKQDAKISPCLAIFRHLLQTCRPKELLIGLLEQLEQDDPDTIAESLHLLLNPLQKVLLCLGSHKAASLGMTLSSVLDQVAKLPLPHTKEQEEDDVFSLCRSCTDLIDFVKPFVHEARQSLLNGREQKKSPDRTAGEQGRDEEDELRTELLKFSMKTLSHPLLELQVKDPDTLAVSPLRNFATEILNTLSAIGESIHSLVFHPVLKRKQVPGFLEEEVRYPKESLASLAHLVFVHHLAADTFPSVFSSVFCLRCNMEHVVLLLSRTEESRIQKGLELYEKSLVRLEDCSLPSDLLEIKSFLTVPQNLVKVMTLCPQHDLRTRGLKVLQLSIDKFDTEAKYNFFQYMLKTSHHSGVEGYVIKNIKTQIDIALQPGNSNVWFEGPQLLPLLRKVLILPDGPETDLLQYLDRVMESLNLLRYLVIRDKATENQTGVWTELYKIEDTFLKPLRVGVNMSRAHYERELHNTMQTKKGKIKEESVLSVSVGNEKLPNMTSASQIQALHSALHTFDMIESVLVRIQELTEVKENL from the exons ATGGCTCTGGAGCAGCTCAGTGATGTGGTCCAGAGATGT CAAGCCCTCTCTGACCACAGCTACACCACCGAGGACCACAACGTATTCTCGATATCTGGACGGACCTGCATCGAGGAGGGAGACAGTGTGCAAGTCCTCAGTATTGTCCTGGATGAAAAGAATCAG GACATTGTGAGGTGTATGGGTTGGAATCTGCTGCCTCCCCTGATCCAGGTTCTGCTGAAGAAACAAGATGCAAAGATTTCTCCGTGCCTTGCCATTTTCCGCCACCTGCTCCag ACCTGCAGACCCAAAGAGCTGCTGATTGGCTTGTTGGAGCAGCTGGAGCAGGACGACCCTGACACCATCGCAGAGAGCCTCCACCTGCTGTTGAACCCTCTCCAGAAAG TGCTGCTGTGTCTCGGCAGCCACAAGGCGGCATCACTGGGCATGACCCTGTCGTCTGTGCTGGACCAGGTGGCCAAACTGCCTCTACCTCACACcaaggagcaagaggaggacgaCGTCTTCTCGCTCTGTCGCAGCTGCACCGATCTGATAGACTTTGTCAAGCCTTTTGTCCACGAGGCCAGGCAAAGCCTCCTGAACGGCCGGGAACAAAAGAAGAGCCCCGACAGGACGGCGGGTGAGCAGGGCAGAGACGAAGAGGACGAGCTGCGGACAGAGCTGCTGAAGTT CTCGATGAAGACTTTGAGTCATCCTCTGCTGGAGTTACAAGTCAAGGATCCGGACACTCTGGCCGTGTCTCCACTCAGGAATTTTGCCACAGAGATTTTG aACACCCTCAGTGCTATCGGAGAGTCCATCCACAGTCTTGTGTTCCATCCTGTGTTGAAGAGAAAACAGGTTCCAGGctttctggaggaggaggtgcgctACCCTAAAGAGTCTCTGGCCAGCCTGGCTCACCTGGTGTTTGTCCATCACCTGGCTGCAGATACATTCCCCAGTGTGTTCAG CTCAGTGTTCTGTCTTCGGTGTAATATGGAGCACgttgtcctcctcttgtccag AACTGAAGAGTCCAGGATTCAGAAAGGACTG GAGCTATATGAGAAGAGTCTGGTGCGTTTGGAGGACTGCAGTCTGCCTTCTGATCTGCTGGAGATCAAAAGCTTCCTCACTGTCCCTCAG AACTTGGTGAAGGTCATGACGCTGTGTCCGCAGCATGACTTG AGAACGAGAGGTCTGAAGGTGTTGCAGTTGAGCATCGATAAGTTTGACACTGAAGCAAAGTACAATTTTTTCCA GTACATGCTGAAAACCAGTCACCACTCGGGAGTTGAAGGCTACGTCATCAAAAACATCAAGACTCAGATAGATATCGCCCTGCAG ccaGGTAACAGTAACGTCTGGTTTGAGGGACCTCAGCTGCTGCCTTTGCTCCGTAAAGTCCTCATTCTGCCAGACGGCCCAGAGACCGACCTCCTGCAGTACCTGGACAG AGTCATGGAGTCTCTGAACCTGCTGCGTTACCTCGTCATCAGAGACAAAGCCACAGAGAACCAG ACGGGCGTCTGGACAGAACTGTACAAAATAGAAGACACGTTCCTGAAGCCGCTCCGCGTTGGAGTGAACATGTCGAGAGCTCACTACGAGCGGGAGCTCCACAACACCATGCAGACCAAAAAGGGCAAGATCAAAG AGGAATCCGTGCTTTCGGTGTCCGTTGGCAACGAGAAGCTGCCGAACATGACATCAGCGTCGCAGATTCAG GCGCTGCACTCGGCCCTGCACACCTTCGACATGATCGAGAGCGTGCTGGTGCGAATACAGGAACTCACCGAGGTGAAAGAAAATCTTTAG
- the glmna gene encoding glomulin, FKBP associated protein a isoform X2 produces the protein MALEQLSDVVQRCQALSDHSYTTEDHNVFSISGRTCIEEGDSVQVLSIVLDEKNQDIVRCMGWNLLPPLIQVLLKKQDAKISPCLAIFRHLLQTCRPKELLIGLLEQLEQDDPDTIAESLHLLLNPLQKVLLCLGSHKAASLGMTLSSVLDQVAKLPLPHTKEQEEDDVFSLCRSCTDLIDFVKPFVHEARQSLLNGREQKKSPDRTAGEQGRDEEDELRTELLKFSMKTLSHPLLELQVKDPDTLAVSPLRNFATEILNTLSAIGESIHSLVFHPVLKRKQVPGFLEEEVRYPKESLASLAHLVFVHHLAADTFPSVFRTEESRIQKGLELYEKSLVRLEDCSLPSDLLEIKSFLTVPQNLVKVMTLCPQHDLRTRGLKVLQLSIDKFDTEAKYNFFQYMLKTSHHSGVEGYVIKNIKTQIDIALQPGNSNVWFEGPQLLPLLRKVLILPDGPETDLLQYLDRVMESLNLLRYLVIRDKATENQTGVWTELYKIEDTFLKPLRVGVNMSRAHYERELHNTMQTKKGKIKEESVLSVSVGNEKLPNMTSASQIQALHSALHTFDMIESVLVRIQELTEVKENL, from the exons ATGGCTCTGGAGCAGCTCAGTGATGTGGTCCAGAGATGT CAAGCCCTCTCTGACCACAGCTACACCACCGAGGACCACAACGTATTCTCGATATCTGGACGGACCTGCATCGAGGAGGGAGACAGTGTGCAAGTCCTCAGTATTGTCCTGGATGAAAAGAATCAG GACATTGTGAGGTGTATGGGTTGGAATCTGCTGCCTCCCCTGATCCAGGTTCTGCTGAAGAAACAAGATGCAAAGATTTCTCCGTGCCTTGCCATTTTCCGCCACCTGCTCCag ACCTGCAGACCCAAAGAGCTGCTGATTGGCTTGTTGGAGCAGCTGGAGCAGGACGACCCTGACACCATCGCAGAGAGCCTCCACCTGCTGTTGAACCCTCTCCAGAAAG TGCTGCTGTGTCTCGGCAGCCACAAGGCGGCATCACTGGGCATGACCCTGTCGTCTGTGCTGGACCAGGTGGCCAAACTGCCTCTACCTCACACcaaggagcaagaggaggacgaCGTCTTCTCGCTCTGTCGCAGCTGCACCGATCTGATAGACTTTGTCAAGCCTTTTGTCCACGAGGCCAGGCAAAGCCTCCTGAACGGCCGGGAACAAAAGAAGAGCCCCGACAGGACGGCGGGTGAGCAGGGCAGAGACGAAGAGGACGAGCTGCGGACAGAGCTGCTGAAGTT CTCGATGAAGACTTTGAGTCATCCTCTGCTGGAGTTACAAGTCAAGGATCCGGACACTCTGGCCGTGTCTCCACTCAGGAATTTTGCCACAGAGATTTTG aACACCCTCAGTGCTATCGGAGAGTCCATCCACAGTCTTGTGTTCCATCCTGTGTTGAAGAGAAAACAGGTTCCAGGctttctggaggaggaggtgcgctACCCTAAAGAGTCTCTGGCCAGCCTGGCTCACCTGGTGTTTGTCCATCACCTGGCTGCAGATACATTCCCCAGTGTGTTCAG AACTGAAGAGTCCAGGATTCAGAAAGGACTG GAGCTATATGAGAAGAGTCTGGTGCGTTTGGAGGACTGCAGTCTGCCTTCTGATCTGCTGGAGATCAAAAGCTTCCTCACTGTCCCTCAG AACTTGGTGAAGGTCATGACGCTGTGTCCGCAGCATGACTTG AGAACGAGAGGTCTGAAGGTGTTGCAGTTGAGCATCGATAAGTTTGACACTGAAGCAAAGTACAATTTTTTCCA GTACATGCTGAAAACCAGTCACCACTCGGGAGTTGAAGGCTACGTCATCAAAAACATCAAGACTCAGATAGATATCGCCCTGCAG ccaGGTAACAGTAACGTCTGGTTTGAGGGACCTCAGCTGCTGCCTTTGCTCCGTAAAGTCCTCATTCTGCCAGACGGCCCAGAGACCGACCTCCTGCAGTACCTGGACAG AGTCATGGAGTCTCTGAACCTGCTGCGTTACCTCGTCATCAGAGACAAAGCCACAGAGAACCAG ACGGGCGTCTGGACAGAACTGTACAAAATAGAAGACACGTTCCTGAAGCCGCTCCGCGTTGGAGTGAACATGTCGAGAGCTCACTACGAGCGGGAGCTCCACAACACCATGCAGACCAAAAAGGGCAAGATCAAAG AGGAATCCGTGCTTTCGGTGTCCGTTGGCAACGAGAAGCTGCCGAACATGACATCAGCGTCGCAGATTCAG GCGCTGCACTCGGCCCTGCACACCTTCGACATGATCGAGAGCGTGCTGGTGCGAATACAGGAACTCACCGAGGTGAAAGAAAATCTTTAG
- the rpap2 gene encoding putative RNA polymerase II subunit B1 CTD phosphatase rpap2 — METENRSSGGSSKTSKKGAKRDEEEARRRAVVRETLWERFDLEKRALKVVERLLEDCVAGDFLVDCARYIAPANYRDTIEERSIGKLCGYPLCSNKLGKIPTQTYTISTKTNKVYDITERKSFCSNFCYKASKHFELQISNSPLWLRPHESPPEIILMRKGDGGRSGQAVMLLERGLQEEDVENPLAAQPLDPQQGSAEAGLDHSESGDVEQEQDFVSSVVSQRQGPRVQWGDLPKYTDKEKGHGKKEKEKKQRGGGDEKELEVHRSQGADGERKIREDEKRRVSFSCKTEVGTEGKKHLHSSNTEKLNGEQLPEERADEPSVEEAIARLKLTNLSETVTHTAPPPVDLTAKQTENTNLLTSPAKDTDSLTESIHLPSSTLINTNQDGHVTALTSQPGLNITQVGMSRRGAAGLRQVLENHTAAVEPNSARLNLIECLRRSLKDWSTAETRKFLYGADHSPCSPFVDVKEEKDLGGEEEELDEDDLEDEGTNEEAEGVGAGVQKRPSAAAPDYHVLQQETQQLELRVREFYKGTWILPEEVEEPHGSKMATEPVMPLVDSRAQHLIQKRIAVEKLTSCLRNIVGPLRLSINDFSSDLNNLVRTFRFTNTNIVHRTPEWTLLTVMLLHLLSEVSPVVREALEMPTSEEYLNTMMEEHSLQEQDLLNIVQLFKTSAH, encoded by the exons ATGGAGACCGAGAACAGAAGCAGCGGAGGCTCCAGTAAAACCTCTAAAAAAG GTGCGAAACGCGATGAAGAAGAAGCAAGAAG gagagcGGTCGTGAGGGAGACGTTATGGGAGAGGTTTGATCTGGAGAAGAGAGCCTTGAAGGTCGTGGAGCGTCTCCTGGAGGACTGTGTGGCTGGAGACTTCCTGGTGGACTGT GCAAGGTACATCGCTCCTGCTAATTACAGAGATACTATCGAGGAGAGATCCATTGGTAAACTGTGTGGTTATCCTTTATGTTCAAATAAACTTGGAAAG ATCCCAACTCAAACGTATACAATTTCTACTAAGACCAACAAGGTGTATGACATCACAGAGCGCAAG AGTTTTTGTAGTAACTTCTGCTACAAAGCCTCCAAACACTTTGAGCTCCAAATCTCAAATTCACCTCTTTGGCTGAGGCCGCATGAGAG TCCTCCAGAAATTATATTGATGAGGAAAGGTGACGG GGGTCGTTCTGGTCAGGCGGTGATGCTGTTGGAGAGGGGTCTCCAAGAGGAGGATGTCGAGAACCCTCTTGCTGCTCAACCCCTGGACCCTCAGCAGGGTTCTGCTGAGGCCGGCCTCGACCACAGTGAAAGCGGTGACGTTGAACAAGAGCAGGACTTTGTCTCCAGCGTGGTTTCCCAGCGGCAGGGACCGAGGGTGCAATGGGGCGACCTGCCTAAATATACAGACAAGGAAAAGGGTCatgggaagaaggagaaggaaaagaaacagAGGGGGGGTGGCGATGAAAAGGAGCTTGAGGTTCATCGAAGTCAGGGCGCAGACGGGGAGCGAAAAATTAGAGAAGATGAAAAGAGACGAGTGTCATTTTCTTGTAAAACAGAAGTTGGAACTGAAGGTAAAAAACATCTGCACTCCTCAAACACAGAGAAACTTAATGGAGAGCAGCTGCCAGAGGAGAGAGCTGACGAACCCAGTGTGGAAGAGGCTATCGCTCGGCTGAAACTAACAAATTTATCCGAGACGGTCACTCACACGGCTCCGCCGCCTGTTGACTTAACAGCCAAACAAACGGAAAACACAAATCTACTCACTTCTCCAGCCAAAGACACAGACAGCTTAACAGAAAGCATCCATCTCCCATCTTCAACTCTGATCAACACGAATCAGGACGGTCACGTCACGGCATTGACCAGCCAGCCAGGCCTGAACATCACCCAGGTAGGTATGAGCAGGAGGGGGGCAGCAGGGCTACGACAAGTACTCGAGAACCACACGGCTGCAGTCGAACCCAACTCCGCCCGGCTGAATCTCATCGAGTGCCTGAGGAGATCGTTAAAGGACTGGAGCACCGCCGAGACCCGGAAGTTCCTGTACGGTGCCGACCATTCGCCCTGCTCGCCTTTTGTTGAcgttaaagaagaaaaagatttggggggagaagaggaggaactcGATGAAGACGACCTTGAAGATGAGGGGACCAATGAGGAGGCAGAGGGGGTTGGTGCTGGGGTGCAGAAGAGACCGTCTGCTGCAGCTCCAGACTACCACGTGCTGCAGCAAGAGACCCAGCAGCTGGAGCTCCGAGTCAGAGAGTTTTATAAGGGAACCTGGATTCTAccggaagaggtggaggagccgcATGGAAGCAAG ATGGCAACGGAGCCAGTGATGCCGCTTGTTGACTCTCGTGCTCAGCACCTCATCCAGAAACGAATCGCCGTGGAGAAGCTCACcagctg TCTCAGAAACATTGTCGGCCCTCTGCGTCTCTCCATAAACGACTTCTCCTCTGACCTGAACAACCTTGTCAGGACATTCAG GTTCACCAACACAAACATCGTTCACAGAACTCCAGAGTGGACCCTCCTAACCGTCATGCTTCTCCATCT CTTGTCTGAGGTGTCTCCGGTGGTACGAGAAGCCTTGGAGATGCCAACATCAGAGGAGTATTTGAACACAATGATGGAGGAGCACAGTCTACAGGAGCAGGACCTCCTCAACATAGTCCAGCTGTTTAAAACCTCGGCAcactga
- the gfi1aa gene encoding growth factor independent 1A transcription repressor a yields MPRSFLVKSKRAHSYHQPRYLDDDYSRLDTILANVCAETKSLAEFESNSEPHEDVSAGAHRLSPRSRLLSPGSLSSSPPLSCTGSVCDRSSDCDFWRPPSPSSSPDSEKCSTPSAEDGHHFNTPVFPYSWTAYSGSELRHLVQGPYHHHVQGHREPHSPTSSYAAEDSGAEQLYAQRGPVAGCYQEFSSTAHQTCRMRDGGELYVDVKQKSRAAEIKSENDFICSNIESSGSYKCIKCGKVFSTPHGLEVHVRRSHSGTRPFECGICGKTFGHAVSLDQHRAVHSQERSFSCKICGKSFKRSSTLSTHLLIHSDTRPYPCQYCGKRFHQKSDMKKHTFIHTGEKPHKCQVCGKAFSQSSNLITHSRKHTGFKPFGCDLCGKGFQRKVDLRRHKETQHGLK; encoded by the exons ATGCCGAGGTCTTTCCTAGTGAAGAGCAAAAGGGCCCACAGCTACCACCAGCCCCGGTACCTGGACGATGACTACAGCCGATTGGACACTATTCTGGCTAACGTGTGCGCAG AGACCAAATCTCTGGCGGAGTTTGAGTCCAACTCGGAGCCGCACGAAGATGTGAGCGCCGGCGCTCACAGACTGTCCCCCAGGTCCAGGCTGCTATCACCGGGGTCGCTCTCCTCCAGCCCCCCGCTGAGCTGCACCGGCAGCGTGTGTGACCGATCCTCTGACTGTGATTTTTGGCGTCCcccgtctccctcctcctcaccag ATTCAGAGAAGTGCTCCACTCCCTCAGCGGAGGACGGCCACCACTTCAACACCCCGGTATTTCCTTACTCCTGGACGGCTTACTCTGGCTCTGAGTTGAGGCATCTGGTTCAGGGGCCATATCACCACCACGTCCAGGGCCACAGGGAGCCTCACTCACCCACCAGCTCCTACGCTGCAGAGGACAGCGGCGCGGAGCAGCTTTACGCGCAGCGGGGCCCGGTGGCAGGATGCTACCAGGAGTTTTCATCAACGGCCCACCAAACCTGTAGGATGCGGGACGGAGGCGAGCTGTATGTGGATGTAAAGCAGAAGTCCCGCGCTGCGGAGATCAAGTCTGAAAATGATTTTATTTGTTCTAACATCGAGTCAAGTGGATCCTATAAGTGCATTAAATGTGGAAAG GTGTTCTCCACGCCTCACGGTTTGGAGGTTCACGTGCGGCGGTCGCACAGCGGGACGCGGCCGTTTGAATGTGGGATTTGTGGGAAAACCTTCGGACACGCAGTGAGTCTGGATCAGCACCGAGCGGTTCACTCACAG GAAAGGAGCTTCAGCTGTAAAATCTGCGGCAAAAGCTTCAAGCGCTCCTCCACGCTGTCCACGCACCTGCTCATCCACTCGGACACGCGCCCATACCCGTGCCAATACTGCGGGAAAAGGTTCCACCAAAAGTCAGACATGAAAAAACACACTTTCatccacacag GTGAGAAACCGCACAAGTGTCAGGTGTGCGGGAAGGCCTTCAGTCAGAGCTCCAACCTCATCACGCACAGCAGGAAACACACCGGCTTCAAGCCTTTCGGCTGCGACCTCTGTGGGAAAGGTTTCCAGAGGAAGGTTGACCTGAGGAGGCACAAGGAGACGCAGCACGGACTCAAATGA
- the rpl5a gene encoding 60S ribosomal protein L5a, whose product MGFVKVVKSKAYFRRYQVKFRRRREGKTDYFARKRLVLQDKNKYNTPKYRMIVRFSNRDICCQIAYAKIEGDHIVCASYSHELPNYGITVGLTNYAAAYCTGLLLARRLLQKFGMDQVYEGQVEVTGDEFNVESIDGQPGAFTCYLDAGLARTTTGNKVFGALKGAVDGGLAIPHSLKRFPGYDSESKDFNAEMHRKHIMGMNVADYMSYLMEEDEDAYKKQFSRFIKNGVTPDAVEEMYKKAHASIRANPTHEKKPTKEIKKKRWNRAKLSLAQRKDRVAQKKASYLRAQAQEAEDG is encoded by the exons ATG GGGTTCGTCAAAGTGGTGAAGAGCAAGGCCTACTTCAGGAGATATCAAGTCAaattcaggaggaggagag AGGGGAAAACTGACTACTTTGCCCGAAAGCGCCTTGTCCTGCAGGACAAAAACAAGTATAACACGCCCAAGTACCGCATGATCGTCCGGTTTTCCAACAGGGACATCTGCTGCCAG ATCGCCTATGCAAAGATTGAAGGCGACCACATTGTGTGCGCATCGTACTCTCACGAGCTGCCCAATTATGGCATCACAGTCGGCCTTACCAACTACGCTGCGGCCTACTGCACCGGGCTGCTGCTGGCTCGCCGG CTGCTgcagaagtttggcatggaccAGGTGTACGAGGGCCAGGTGGAGGTGACTGGAGACGAGTTCAACGTAGAGAGCATTGACGGGCAGCCGGGTGCCTTTACCTGTTACCTGGATGCCGGCCTCGCCAGAACCACGACCGGAAACAAGGTGTTCGGAGCCCTGAAGGGGGCCGTGGACGGAGGGCTGGCTATTCCCCACAG TTTAAAACGTTTCCCCGGTTACGACTCGGAGAGTAAAGACTTCAACGCAGAGATGCACCGAAAACACATCATGGGCATGAACGTTGCCGATTACATGtcgtacctgatggaggaagacgaggatgcCTACAAGAAACAGTTCTCTCGCTTCATCAAGAACGGAGTGACGCCAGACGCA GTCGAAGAAATGTACAAAAAAGCACACGCCTCCATTAGAGCAAACCCTACTCATGAAAAGAAACCCACAAAGGAAATCAAGAAGAAGAG ATGGAATCGCGCCAAGTTATCTTTGGCACAGAGGAAGGACCGCGTCGCCCAGAAGAAAGCCAGTTACTTACGAGCCCAAGCACAAGAGGCAGAGGACGGTTAG
- the dipk1aa gene encoding divergent protein kinase domain 1A codes for MAKGLFPRAWVKKSFYFQARISFVRVKYLFLTWLTVLVGSWVLYVQYSTYTELCRGHECKNAICDKYRKGIIDGSACSSLCDKDTLYMSRCLSTLPNNQVYTGSWGDHDGIIRCKLGEVVHYELGEEPEPRREAPAFDKPTRGTSVEKFREMVFNHLKSKLGEQANLAGFVSQILSVADGNKDGRVSLPEARSTWALLQMDEVLLGLLLQDRGHTPRLLGYCGDLYMTERVAYGPLYGLSLPWPLVSWVPSSVQRTMDQWFTPSWPRKAKISMGLLELVEDIFHGTYGSFLICDLAAAHFGYTDRHELRLTNPQTVVPEDEFRRIMRALKCETDADCVYGADCQTSCDVSEKRCREEPVQPNLAKACSALKDYLLRGAPSGMREELERQLYTCMALKGNAGQMNMEHSLILNNLKALLWKQISHTKDS; via the exons ATGGCGAAGGGTCTGTTTCCACGGGCCTGGGTGAAAAAGTCTTTCTACTTCCAG GCTCGGATCTCCTTCGTAAGGGTGAAGTACCTGTTCCTGACATGGCTGACGGTGCTGGTGGGGAGCTGGGTGCTCTATGTGCAATACTCCACCTACACGGAGCTGTGCAGAGGACACGAGTGCAAGAATGCCATT TGTGATAAATACAGGAAGGGGATCATCGATGGTTCGGCCTGCAGCAGCCTGTGTGACAAAGACACGCTCTACATGAGCAGGTGTCTGTCAACGCTACCAAATAACCAA GTGTACACAGGAAGCTGGGGAGACCACGATGGGATCATCCGCTGTAAGTTGGGGGAGGTCGTGCACTACGAGCTGGgtgaggagccggagccccggAGAGAAGCCCCCGCGTTCGACAAGCCCACCAGAGGCACGTCAGTGGAGAAGTTCAGAGAGATGGTGTTCAACCACCTCAAG TCCAAGCTTGGAGAGCAGGCTAATCTGGCCGGCTTCGTCAGCCAGATCCTCTCTGTCGCCGATGGCAACAAAGATGGACGGGTGTCACTGCCAGAAGCCCGTTCCACATGGGCCCTACTGCAGATGGATGAG GTGCTGCTGGGCCTGCTGCTCCAGGACCGCGGACACACTCCTCGCCTCCTCGGCTACTGCGGAGACCTGTACATGACTGAGCGAGTCGCTTACGGGCCCCTGTatggtctgtctctcccctgGCCGCTGGTGTCCTGGGTGCCCAGCAGCGTGCAGCGCACTATGGACCAGTGGTTCACCCCCTCGTGGCCTCGCAAAGCAAAGATCTCCATGGGCCTcctggagctggtggaggacaTCTTCCACGGTACCTACGGAAGCTTTCTGATCTGCGACCTCGCCGCGGCGCACTTTGGTTACACCGACCGGCACGAGCTCCGTCTGACGAACCCCCAGACGGTGGTTCCGGAGGACGAGTTCAGACGCATCATGCGGGCGCTGAAGTGTGAGACTGATGCCGACTGCGTGTACGGAGCCGACTGCCAGACGTCATGCGACGTGTCGGAAAAACGGTGCAGGGAGGAGCCGGTCCAGCCCAACTTGGCAAAGGCATGCAGTGCACTGAAGGACTACCTCCTGCGCGGGGCGCCGTCAGGGAtgagggaggagctggagaggcaGCTGTACACCTGCATGGCGCTGAAGGGAAATGCTGGACAGATGAACATGGAGCACTCGCTTATTCTCAACAACTTGAAAGCTCTGCTGTGGAAACAGATCTCGCACACCAAAGACTCGTGA